One part of the Rutidosis leptorrhynchoides isolate AG116_Rl617_1_P2 chromosome 1, CSIRO_AGI_Rlap_v1, whole genome shotgun sequence genome encodes these proteins:
- the LOC139895707 gene encoding F-box protein At5g62510-like has product MSDDVPFDIQIQIIKKLPVKPLFRFRSVSKSWKTQIDSSHFVATYHLSNAPLHHRVLVSYIDSKNEQYVSIVDDDHSFPQHNFPLIVQSDANLVCKFPDIIGSSQGVFCLFFIPPKSGQLGYKPHSCETKNFSLWNPTIRKSVHNVVHNVFNNTEFETAVGFGVCPRTSDPKLVKINYISSLEFKSEKCIPWQVEFFSLSTGSWRSLSMSVPRM; this is encoded by the coding sequence ATGTCTGACGACGTTCCTTTCGATATTCAAATACAAATCATCAAAAAGCTTCCTGTCAAACCGTTGTTTCGATTCAGatcagtttcaaaatcatggaagaCACAAATCGATAGCTCTCACTTTGTCGCTACTTACCACTTGAGCAACGCTCCGCTGCATCATCGTGTTCTTGTAAGTTACATAGATTCAAAGAATGAGCAATATGTTTCGATTGTGGATGATGATCATAGTTTTCCTCAACACAATTTCCCCCTGATTGTTCAATCGGATGCTAATCTAGTCTGCAAGTTTCCAGATATAATAGGTAGCTCTCAAGGTGTGTTCTGTTTGTTCTTTATTCCACCAAAATCTGGACAATTGGGTTATAAGCCACATTCTTGTGAAACCAAAAATTTTTCTCTATGGAATCCTACGATTAGAAAATCGGTCCATAATGTTGTCCATAATGTATTtaacaatacagaatttgaaaccgCTGTTGGTTTTGGGGTTTGTCCTCGTACTAGTGAtcctaaacttgttaaaattaattatatttcaagttTGGAATTTAAGTCGGAAAAATGCATCCCTTGGCAAGTCGAGTTTTTTAGTTTAAGTACGGGGTCTTGGAGAAGTTTGTCTATGAGTGTGCCccgtatgtga